Proteins encoded in a region of the Massilia sp. UMI-21 genome:
- a CDS encoding AAA family ATPase, whose translation MNLQHERIAALCESLNLPFVAQGYGAATQKAAKQEMAYSDFLEGLLREEAAGRNVRKQSMMTRLAGFPAVKTLDEFNYDFAKGVKRSQVEELAGLGFVERHENVVLVGPSGVGKTHLAMALGYKATQAGIKTRFTTAADLMLALSTAHTQNNLKAVMHRAIKAYRLLIIDEIGYLPMNREQANLFFQVIAALYERSSLIVTSNLPFGQWDTTFAQDTTLTAALLDRLLHHAHIVPIAGESYRLKHQRQAGMMRGSDVAEVG comes from the coding sequence ATGAACCTGCAGCATGAGCGTATCGCGGCGTTGTGCGAGAGCCTGAACCTGCCGTTCGTGGCACAGGGCTATGGCGCCGCAACCCAGAAGGCGGCGAAGCAGGAGATGGCCTACAGCGACTTCCTGGAGGGGCTCTTGAGGGAAGAAGCCGCCGGACGCAACGTACGCAAGCAGAGCATGATGACCAGGCTGGCCGGGTTCCCGGCAGTGAAGACGCTGGACGAGTTCAACTATGACTTCGCCAAAGGCGTCAAGCGCAGCCAGGTCGAGGAACTGGCCGGCCTGGGCTTCGTTGAACGGCATGAAAACGTGGTGCTGGTCGGGCCCAGCGGCGTAGGCAAGACGCACCTGGCAATGGCACTGGGCTACAAGGCCACGCAGGCAGGCATCAAGACGCGCTTCACGACGGCGGCCGACTTGATGTTGGCGTTGTCGACGGCGCATACGCAGAACAATCTGAAAGCGGTGATGCACCGCGCGATCAAGGCGTATCGGCTCTTGATCATCGACGAGATCGGCTATTTACCGATGAACCGGGAACAGGCCAACCTGTTCTTCCAGGTGATCGCGGCCCTGTATGAGCGTAGCAGCCTGATCGTGACCAGCAACCTGCCGTTCGGGCAGTGGGACACGACCTTCGCGCAGGACACGACGCTGACCGCGGCCCTGCTCGACCGGCTGCTGCACCACGCGCACATCGTGCCGATTGCAGGGGAAAGCTACCGGCTGAAGCACCAGCGCCAGGCCGGGATGATGAGGGGGAGCGATGTTGCAGAAGTTGGCTGA
- a CDS encoding site-2 protease family protein, whose protein sequence is MDPELIRNIAVYALPVLFAITLHEAAHAYVARYFGDNTAYAAGRMTLNPLVHVDILGTIVIPIALYLTSGFVFGYAKPVPVDFNRLRNPKRDMAWVALAGPGANFIMALMWLILALLLVAFGVSEEFPHKVAQAGVFANLLMFAFNLLPIPPLDGGRVLTSMLPTRLAYKFSRIEPYGFFIVLALIFMNLLAFWVFPVMQLGRILLQLIASPLTLLLN, encoded by the coding sequence ATGGATCCAGAACTGATACGCAACATCGCCGTCTACGCGCTCCCCGTTCTTTTTGCGATTACCCTGCATGAAGCCGCCCACGCCTACGTCGCCCGTTATTTCGGCGACAACACCGCCTATGCCGCGGGGCGCATGACGCTCAATCCGCTGGTGCACGTCGACATCCTCGGCACCATCGTCATCCCCATCGCGCTGTACCTGACGAGCGGCTTCGTGTTCGGCTACGCCAAACCGGTCCCCGTCGACTTCAACCGCCTGCGCAACCCGAAGCGCGACATGGCCTGGGTGGCCCTGGCCGGTCCCGGCGCGAACTTCATCATGGCGCTGATGTGGCTGATCCTGGCCTTGCTGCTGGTGGCCTTTGGCGTGAGCGAGGAATTCCCGCACAAGGTGGCGCAGGCCGGCGTGTTCGCCAACCTCCTGATGTTCGCCTTCAACCTGCTGCCGATCCCGCCGCTGGACGGTGGCCGTGTGCTCACCAGCATGCTGCCCACCCGCCTGGCCTACAAGTTTTCGCGCATCGAGCCCTATGGCTTCTTCATCGTGCTGGCGCTGATTTTCATGAACCTGCTGGCATTCTGGGTGTTCCCCGTGATGCAGCTGGGCCGCATCCTGCTGCAGCTGATCGCTTCGCCCCTGACGCTGTTGCTCAACTAA
- a CDS encoding threonylcarbamoyl-AMP synthase has translation MAQHFQIHSENPQPRLLKQAAQIISAGGIVAAPTDSAYALVCRLDDKAAVEKLRRIRGVDDRHHLTLLVRDLSAIAHFARVDNTQYRLLKATMPGPYTVILEATREVPRRLSHPSRKTIGVRVPENRIMLALIEELGEPLIGTTLQLPGDEHMLSDPDEVLERLGKQIELVIDGGAGTLEPTTVIDLTGPAPELVRAGRGDPAAFGL, from the coding sequence ATGGCCCAGCACTTCCAGATCCATTCCGAGAACCCGCAGCCGCGGCTCCTGAAGCAGGCTGCCCAGATCATCAGCGCGGGCGGGATCGTGGCCGCGCCCACCGATTCGGCCTATGCGCTGGTGTGCCGCCTCGACGACAAGGCCGCAGTCGAGAAGCTGCGCCGCATCCGCGGCGTCGACGACCGCCACCACCTGACCCTGCTGGTGCGCGACCTGTCCGCCATCGCGCACTTCGCGCGCGTCGACAACACGCAGTACCGGCTGCTCAAGGCGACCATGCCGGGGCCCTACACGGTGATCCTGGAGGCGACGCGCGAAGTGCCGCGCCGCCTCTCGCATCCGTCGCGCAAGACCATCGGCGTGCGCGTCCCCGAGAATCGGATCATGCTGGCGCTGATCGAGGAACTGGGCGAGCCGCTGATCGGCACCACCTTGCAGCTGCCGGGCGACGAGCACATGCTGTCCGACCCGGACGAGGTGCTCGAGCGCCTCGGCAAGCAGATCGAACTGGTGATCGACGGCGGCGCCGGCACCCTGGAGCCGACCACGGTGATCGACCTGACCGGGCCGGCGCCGGAACTGGTGCGCGCGGGCAGGGGCGATCCGGCGGCCTTCGGGCTGTAG
- a CDS encoding class I SAM-dependent methyltransferase, which translates to MNLPVSPWVARFAPLAKAGEALDLACGSGRHTRLLAAQGMQVVALDRNAELLATLAGPEVSTLVHDLEAEGAVWPFEAGRFALVVVTNYLYRPLFARLAASLRPDGILVYETFAQGNQVYGKPSNPDFLLAPEELLGLAREAGLQVLAYEDGHVDRPHPAQVQRLCAAGPAFAKTEAKLDH; encoded by the coding sequence ATGAACCTGCCGGTCTCGCCCTGGGTCGCGCGCTTCGCGCCGCTGGCGAAAGCGGGCGAAGCGCTCGACCTGGCTTGCGGCAGCGGCCGCCACACGCGCCTGCTGGCGGCGCAGGGCATGCAGGTAGTCGCGCTGGACCGCAATGCCGAGCTGTTGGCAACGCTCGCCGGTCCGGAGGTCAGCACGCTGGTGCACGACCTGGAAGCCGAGGGCGCCGTCTGGCCGTTCGAGGCGGGGCGTTTCGCGCTGGTCGTCGTCACCAATTACCTGTACCGCCCGCTGTTCGCGCGGCTGGCCGCCAGCCTGCGCCCGGACGGCATCCTGGTCTACGAAACTTTTGCGCAAGGTAACCAGGTCTACGGCAAGCCGTCGAATCCGGACTTCCTGCTGGCGCCTGAAGAACTGCTGGGTCTGGCACGCGAGGCCGGCCTGCAGGTGCTGGCCTACGAGGACGGCCATGTCGACCGTCCCCACCCGGCCCAGGTGCAGCGCCTGTGCGCGGCCGGGCCGGCCTTCGCCAAAACCGAAGCGAAGCTCGACCATTAA